A single window of Dehalococcoidia bacterium DNA harbors:
- a CDS encoding GNAT family protein, protein MLESDYPDSLFSRRVVMRPISRDDYPLLFKWRSDVSSLHLWSTHRRVISFEQFAGGLEQLLQEVVFFLILDRTSRRPIGFVHTYGASPEDGFVHFLLYADPSVRGTGITVEGSMLFGDYLFKFFAIRKLYAEVYQFNQASIDALESAGFSREGTLREHIWYLDRYWDLYQYALYRSDWEQLRTRMRKVIDGERLEPTIELGNRRSSV, encoded by the coding sequence ATGCTCGAGTCTGATTACCCGGACTCCCTGTTTAGCCGCCGTGTCGTCATGCGCCCGATATCCCGTGACGACTACCCGCTGCTGTTCAAGTGGAGAAGCGACGTCAGTTCGCTACATTTGTGGTCCACGCATCGGCGGGTCATAAGTTTCGAGCAGTTCGCCGGTGGTCTAGAGCAACTTCTTCAGGAAGTCGTCTTCTTCCTGATTCTGGATCGCACCAGCCGCCGGCCGATAGGCTTCGTGCACACCTATGGGGCGAGCCCAGAGGATGGATTTGTTCACTTCCTGCTCTACGCTGACCCATCAGTCAGAGGAACTGGCATTACCGTCGAGGGTTCGATGCTCTTCGGCGACTATCTCTTCAAATTCTTTGCCATTCGCAAACTCTATGCCGAGGTTTACCAGTTCAACCAGGCATCCATTGATGCGCTTGAATCGGCCGGGTTCTCACGCGAGGGAACCTTGAGGGAGCATATCTGGTATCTCGATCGCTACTGGGATCTCTATCAATACGCACTCTACAGAAGCGATTGGGAGCAGTTGCGTACGCGCATGCGTAAGGTGATCGACGGAGAGCGGTTGGAACCGACGATTGAGCTCGGCAATCGACGCTCCAGCGTGTGA
- a CDS encoding DUF2795 domain-containing protein, with protein MVQRRHAEPREFVDALEGLDFPASQAAIQNKAQDKGGIDAEVTYVLRHLPDRTYDSIDDLNAEIAQIYASGIALPDAAPAAPTAASKRDKQDIETQADTREGEPPGESRTGQPTDFLA; from the coding sequence ATGGTGCAACGCAGGCACGCAGAACCGCGCGAGTTCGTCGATGCGCTCGAAGGGCTCGACTTTCCGGCATCGCAGGCGGCGATCCAGAACAAGGCCCAGGACAAGGGCGGCATCGACGCCGAGGTGACCTACGTCCTCCGCCACCTCCCCGACCGCACCTACGACTCGATCGACGACCTCAACGCGGAGATCGCCCAGATCTACGCGAGCGGCATCGCCCTCCCCGACGCCGCACCCGCAGCGCCAACGGCCGCCTCGAAGCGCGACAAGCAGGACATCGAAACGCAGGCCGACACCCGCGAAGGCGAACCTCCCGGCGAATCCCGCACCGGCCAACCAACCGACTTCTTGGCCTGA